Genomic DNA from Thermotoga petrophila RKU-1:
AAACTCATGAAGGAATAGGCAACGATGGTCTTTTCTGGAGGGAACTTCTTTATTTCCTCAAACTTCACAGGTCTTGCTTCCACATCGAGGTGCCTGCTGTATATGGTTGAGAGAAGGGCCGCGAGGCTGTACCAGTTATTCTTCATCTCTCTGAAGAGAATATACATCCAGTGCCACCTCTTCTATGAACTCGTGGAAGAACGGCTTTGGATCTTCTTCGCTTTTCACGACTCTGTCCAGATCGTAGAGATCCCTCAGTATCTTTCTAACCTTCTTCACATCGTAATAGAGGAGGTGGTTTATCACCTTGAATTTCCAGGTCTTAAAGGAGAAACCGAGGAAACGAGCCACACGAGGAACGGGAATTCCCAGCTCTTTGGACACCCTGGACACATCAGGCCAGGTGTAGTATCTTTTCTTTGTCACAAGAACGAGGATTTTGAAGAGATCCAGGAAGTGATTCGCAAGGACAGTGGCAATCACCACGGGCTCTGTGGTTTTCCACAACTGCGACAGAAGAGAGTGAGCGATCTTCCTTTTTCCTTCGGAAACGGCAAAGCAAAAATCATCGTATCCCGGAGTCTGATAGGTGAAAACGACCTCTTCCACGTCCTCTACCGTTATCTTTTTGTCCTCGGAATAAGCTTTCAGCTTTTCAATCTCCCTTTCTATGATCAGGTCGTTCGTTCCAACCTTGGAGAAAAACAGCTGAAGGGCATCTTTATCGATGAGCAAACCATTTTCCCTGAAGCGCTTTTCTATCCATTCAAGCCATTTGTCCGTTTCCCATGGCTTTGGAAGCTCCAGCGCTACTCCCTTTCCACCTGTTTTTTGAGAACGGATGAAGATATGAACGTCTTCCGGTACATTTTTCAAAAGTTCAACGAGACGCTTCTGTTCCTGCGCTTTCCACTCATCGAAATTGACGATATCAATGATCGTCTTGTTGGAAAAGATCGTCTTTGTCCTGAGTAAAGACCTTATGAAATCGATCTTGTCAGGATCCTCCGGATGGATCCTTATGTACTCCACATTTCCATCCTTCAGTAGTTTCTTTATCAATTCTTCTTTCTGAGTCTCTGCAGTGCCTGTGAGAAACGTGACCGGCATACAATCACCTCTCATGGTGATTTTAACACGCTTTGAGAAACAATTTCAAAGTGTTATCATTCAGAGAGAAGGAGGTGAAAATATGAAAAAGGTGCTCACCTGGTTGGCTCTGATCACAGCTGGTATTCTCATGCTGGTTTCCGGATGTATCCCGGTGCCTATCCCCATCGACCTTGGGAACCCCGGTATCGAACCTCAGGTGTTCGAAGTACCAGCGGGAAGTTCTACTACACTAGAAGCAAGGTGGACAAGCTTCACGATCAAAGCAGAAGATGTGAAAAGCGCGCAGCAAAGTGCGGGAGTTCCTGGAACAGTACATTTCCACAACATCGAAGTGTCTGGAAAGATCACAGTTGAAGGAAGCCTCACATTTAATGGTTTCATAGATTTTTCACTTGAAGAACCAACGTCCATTCCAGAGACTGGAGATGTGAATATCGATATAGATACTTCTCAAAAAACCGAATACTCTCTTTCCATCTCCGCCAACGACTCAAGCGCCTTGAAAGCAGCACTCGACAAGATAAACAACGGCGAAGATGTCACTCTATGGGTGATTTTTGGTCAAAACGAATACGAGTCCACCACTGATGCCACCGTCACGGTCACCATCACCAACGTGAGGCTCTGGGTCACCTGGACCGCCTGGTAAAACAAAAGTCCCTCTTTTCGAGGGGCTTCATTCTTCATCGAATGAAAGTTCCATGTAGTCTGCTTTCACACCTGGAAGTTTGTTGAGTTTGTCACAGAGTTCTCTGTGCTGCTCAGGACTTCCCACAAGTTCAAGAACTATGAGACCCGCTTCTGAACAGTTGTCGAGAACACCATCATGGAGGCCGAGTCTTGTCTTGATCAGACAGCCCCAAGCCGTGAGAATCTTTTGAACTTTCTCTGCTGTTTCTCTTCTGTTTTCCACAAGGATTGCCATCACAGTTTTTATAGGAAGTTTTTCCGCCACGATATCACCCCCTTGTTACTATTATAACAAAAGGTGATCTATAAAAAAACAAATCCCCGGGCGCTACCTACTCTCGCATGGGGCTACCCCCATACTACCATCGGCCCAGGGCGGCTTAACGGCCGGGTTCGGAATGGAACCGGGTGTTTCCCGCCCCAGTATCGGCACCCGGGGATACTTCGAAGGGTCACTGGAAACTGCATAGGGGATTTCGGAGGTCAAGGCCTCGGCCGATTAGTACCAGTGGGCTCAACGCCTTGCGGCGCTTACACCCCTGGCCTATCAAGGTCCTCTTCTCGGACCGGCCTTACTCCCTTAACGGGATGGGAGGCCTAATCTTGGGGCGCGCTTCCCGCTTAGATGCTTTCAGCGGTTATCGCTTAGGGGCATAGCTACCCGGCGTATGCCGCTGGCGCGACAGCCGGTACACCAGAGGCCCCCTCCTCCCGGTCCTCTCGTACAAGGGAGGACCCCCCTCAAGCCTCCTACGCCCGCGGCAGATAGGGACCGACCTGTCTCACGACGGTCTGAACCCAGCTCACGTACCCCTTTAATGGGCGAACAGCCCAACCCTTGGGACCTGCTTCAGCCCCAGGATGGGATGAGCCGACATCGAGGTGCCGAACCCCGCCGTCGATGTGAACTCTCGGGCGGGACCAGCCTGTTATCCCCGGGGTAACTTTTATCCGTTGATCGACGGCCCTTCCACACGGGACCGCCGGGTCACTAGGGCCGGGTTTCCCCCCTGCTCGGCCTGTCGGCCTCGCAGTCAGGCCGGCTTATGCCCTTGCACTCTGCGGTGGATTTCCAACCCACCTGAGCCGACCTTTGCACACCTCCGTTACCTTTTAGGAGGTGACCGCCCCAGTCAAACTGCCCACCTGGCACTGTCCCCACCCTGCTCTTCACAGGGTCAGGTTAGAACTCCAGTGCACCGAGGGTGGTATTCCACTGGCGGCTCCACCGCCCCTGGCGAGGCGGCTTCACAGCCTCCCACCTATTCTATACACGATGCACCGGAGCCCAATACCAGGCTGCAGTAAAGCTCCACGGGGTCTTTCCGTCTAGCCGCGGGTACTGGGCATCTTCACCCAGACTGAAATTTCACCGGGCCCCCCGCCGAGACAGTGCCCCAGTCGTTACGCCATTCATGCAGGTCGGAACTTACCCGACAAGGAATTTCGCTCACCTTTATCCCATCCTTTCGGAATGGGGGTGGACTGTATCTTCATCCAGTCCCCGGATCTCTTCAAGGACTCGTCGTAGTCTCTCGTGATTACCTGTGTTTATTTCCATGGCTATTTCCAGGATCTTGATGAGACCTTCTTTCGTCAGGTGTTCTCCCCGTTCCATCATCAGGATTATCCTTCTGAATTTCTTGAAGTCGACGTTCTTCTTCGTTTTCAGAG
This window encodes:
- the holA gene encoding DNA polymerase III subunit delta, yielding MPVTFLTGTAETQKEELIKKLLKDGNVEYIRIHPEDPDKIDFIRSLLRTKTIFSNKTIIDIVNFDEWKAQEQKRLVELLKNVPEDVHIFIRSQKTGGKGVALELPKPWETDKWLEWIEKRFRENGLLIDKDALQLFFSKVGTNDLIIEREIEKLKAYSEDKKITVEDVEEVVFTYQTPGYDDFCFAVSEGKRKIAHSLLSQLWKTTEPVVIATVLANHFLDLFKILVLVTKKRYYTWPDVSRVSKELGIPVPRVARFLGFSFKTWKFKVINHLLYYDVKKVRKILRDLYDLDRVVKSEEDPKPFFHEFIEEVALDVYSLQRDEE